The window CCTGCGGCAAGTCCGCCCAGGTGCCGCTGCAGTCCTGGCTCGGGGACGCGATGGAGGGCCCGACCCCCGTCTCGGCCCTCATCCACGCCGCGACCATGGTCACCGCCGGCGTCTACCTGATCGTCCGCTCCGCCGCCGTCTTCGACGGCGCCCCGGACGCCCAGCTCGTCACCACCGTCGTCGGCGCGGTCACGCTCCTCTTCGGTGCGATCGTCGGTTGTGCGAAGGACGACATCAAGAAGGCCCTCGCCGGCTCGACGATGTCCCAGATCGGGTACATGGTGCTGGCCGCGGGCCTCGGTCCCATCGGCTACGTCTTCGCGATCATGCACCTGGTGACGCACGGCTTCTTCAAGGCCGGCCTCTTCCTCGGTGCCGGTTCGGTCATGCACGGCATGAACGACGAGGTCGACATGCGCAAGTACGGCGGCCTGCGGAAGTACATGCCGGTCACCTTCGTCACCTTCGGCCTCGGCTACCTCGCCATCATCGGCTTCCCCGGCCTGTCCGGCTTCTTCTCCAAGGACAAGATCATCGAGGCGGCGTTCGCCAAGGGCGGCACCGAGGGCTGGATCCTCGGCGGCGTGGCCCTGCTCGGCGCGGCCATCACCGCGTTCTACATGACGCGCGTGATGCTGATGACCTTCTTCGGTGAAAAGCGGTGGCAGTCGACCGTCCGCCCGGACAAGACATCCAGCGTCGAGCCCGGCATCGGGGTGCGACCAGAGAAGAAGCCGCAGCCGCACGAGTCCCCGGCGTCGATGACCGTCCCGATGATCCTGCTGGCCTTCGGGTCGGTCTTCGCAGGCGGCCTGTTCAGCGTGAACGACGCGTTCCTGCACTGGCTGGAGCCGGTCACCGGCCACGACCACGGTCACCCGCCCGTGAGCGCGCCCACCGTGACCGCGGCCACCATGGTCGCGCTGGTGACCGGCCTGGCCGCGGCCTGGGCGCAGTACGGCCGGCGTCCGGTCCCCGTCACAACGCCTCACGGATCGTCGC is drawn from Streptomyces bottropensis ATCC 25435 and contains these coding sequences:
- the nuoL gene encoding NADH-quinone oxidoreductase subunit L, translating into MNAENLIALLIAAPLLGAAVLLCGGRRLDAVGHWIGTALAAASFVIGVVLFADMLGKEAEHREMGQYLFSWIPVEGFQADVAFQLDQLSMTFVLVITGVGSLIHVYSIGYMEHDERRRRFFGYLNLFLAAMLLLVLADNYLLLYVGWEGVGLASYLLIGFWQHKPSAATAAKKAFLVNRVGDVGLSIAIMLMFTTFGTFAFGPVLAATGETSEGRLTAIALMLLLAACGKSAQVPLQSWLGDAMEGPTPVSALIHAATMVTAGVYLIVRSAAVFDGAPDAQLVTTVVGAVTLLFGAIVGCAKDDIKKALAGSTMSQIGYMVLAAGLGPIGYVFAIMHLVTHGFFKAGLFLGAGSVMHGMNDEVDMRKYGGLRKYMPVTFVTFGLGYLAIIGFPGLSGFFSKDKIIEAAFAKGGTEGWILGGVALLGAAITAFYMTRVMLMTFFGEKRWQSTVRPDKTSSVEPGIGVRPEKKPQPHESPASMTVPMILLAFGSVFAGGLFSVNDAFLHWLEPVTGHDHGHPPVSAPTVTAATMVALVTGLAAAWAQYGRRPVPVTTPHGSSLTRAVRRDLFQDDVNHVVFVKAGGYLTRRLVRLDHSVVDGAVLGTASAVGGLSRQLRRLQTGQVRSYALSMFGGAAVLVAAISQMRSL